One bacterium DNA window includes the following coding sequences:
- a CDS encoding DUF11 domain-containing protein: protein MAISKKQNGQNLKKKGGDKKMQNAKSKMQKGLLLAMLTLGLMMVLAPKTVNAQVGTSGTTANTQILNMATATYVIGGNTRTTTTNISITVGQIYGGSWTVPANKDGIPNGTVEYVYELMNKGNYADTFNLTLDTTSLPSGWTAEIRVNGVATTTITLAEDAVGTFAVRVSIPATATNGEKGTVSITTTTTDDGGTYTVGNWIYGGLDLLSDTRTTTVMAAVISLSKIIYSYGTPTGYGGSNSYVPGGTITYMITYRNDGAATATDVTITDIIPAHTTYATETMRIGTSGDTYESADIGYPSEVDDNDGSESPPCANWNITTTGAVTFKLGDVGPNAEGRLFFRVYIK, encoded by the coding sequence ATGGCAATTTCAAAAAAACAAAATGGGCAAAATCTTAAAAAGAAAGGAGGTGATAAGAAAATGCAAAATGCAAAAAGCAAAATGCAAAAAGGGCTCTTATTAGCAATGCTAACCTTAGGGCTGATGATGGTTTTAGCACCAAAGACAGTTAATGCACAAGTAGGGACGAGTGGTACGACTGCAAATACACAGATACTTAACATGGCAACTGCTACCTATGTAATAGGTGGTAACACCAGAACTACCACGACGAATATCTCTATCACAGTAGGACAGATATACGGTGGTAGCTGGACTGTCCCGGCAAATAAGGATGGTATACCAAATGGTACGGTAGAGTATGTCTATGAGTTAATGAACAAGGGAAATTACGCAGATACCTTTAACTTAACCTTAGATACTACCAGTTTGCCAAGTGGTTGGACTGCCGAAATTCGAGTAAATGGTGTTGCGACAACTACTATTACATTAGCTGAAGATGCAGTTGGCACATTTGCAGTAAGAGTATCAATACCAGCTACGGCAACAAATGGTGAGAAAGGTACGGTAAGTATAACAACAACTACTACTGACGATGGTGGTACATACACGGTTGGTAATTGGATATACGGTGGATTAGACTTGCTCAGCGACACAAGAACAACGACAGTGATGGCAGCAGTGATATCTCTGTCTAAGATTATTTACTCTTATGGGACACCAACAGGATACGGAGGTAGTAACTCCTATGTCCCAGGTGGGACAATCACTTACATGATTACCTACCGCAATGACGGTGCAGCAACAGCAACAGATGTGACAATTACTGATATAATCCCAGCTCATACCACTTATGCTACGGAGACAATGAGAATAGGGACTTCAGGCGATACCTATGAAAGTGCTGACATAGGTTATCCTTCTGAGGTTGACGATAATGATGGTTCAGAATCACCACCTTGTGCAAATTGGAACATTACCACTACTGGTGCAGTAACATTTAAACTGGGTGATGTTGGACCTAATGCAGAGGGAAGATTATTCTTTAGAGTATACATCAAGTAG
- a CDS encoding T9SS type A sorting domain-containing protein: MKKTKFYQVMITICTILVSLQDSIVSAQLTPAGTIITNGGDSVILSYNNKEHNVCNVVSFPVGQVYELSLTNLTGVGLSISPGKTVYYGYTVKNTGNGTDTIHLSCEITQGSGGTWTALLVSSNPGTGSIPPSINIPPDTTYSYYIKVTSPITSTPEDYCVIKAIAKNSYYHTHNSSDGWPIGASADIQTDAITTTVSPIGIISKIVLSTNITTIPVDAPLTLFTIQTQDEYNNPVNVGTDTLICLNSTSPTGKFATSTIGPWDDTLSVIIPNGSNTVSFYYKDTSNGTFIITATEYPDMGWTDGKRQIVIVVGDLSKVTNYPNPFDMTTINSISIGPLPLNTQVKIYTLDLRLVRTLYEQNGEVIWDGRNESGEKVASGIYIYLVESDKGHKVGKITLIK; this comes from the coding sequence ATGAAAAAGACAAAATTCTATCAGGTAATGATAACTATTTGTACTATATTAGTGTCTTTGCAAGATTCTATTGTATCTGCTCAGCTTACTCCAGCAGGAACTATCATTACCAATGGTGGAGATAGTGTTATCTTAAGTTATAATAATAAAGAACATAATGTCTGCAATGTTGTAAGTTTTCCAGTAGGACAGGTATATGAACTCTCACTTACTAACCTCACAGGTGTAGGTCTAAGTATTTCTCCTGGAAAGACAGTTTATTATGGTTATACAGTGAAGAATACAGGAAATGGAACTGATACTATACACTTATCATGTGAGATAACCCAAGGTTCTGGAGGAACCTGGACTGCACTATTAGTTTCATCTAATCCAGGAACCGGTTCTATTCCTCCTTCTATAAATATTCCTCCAGATACTACTTATTCTTATTATATCAAAGTTACCTCTCCTATAACTTCAACTCCAGAAGACTACTGTGTTATCAAAGCAATAGCAAAGAATTCTTATTATCATACCCATAACAGTAGTGATGGTTGGCCAATAGGAGCAAGTGCTGATATTCAAACTGATGCTATAACTACCACGGTATCACCCATAGGTATTATAAGTAAAATAGTGTTAAGTACTAATATTACAACAATACCAGTGGATGCACCACTAACCTTATTTACTATTCAGACTCAAGATGAGTATAATAATCCTGTTAATGTTGGTACTGATACTTTAATTTGTTTAAATTCTACCTCTCCAACGGGTAAATTTGCTACTTCAACTATAGGGCCATGGGATGATACACTATCAGTTATTATTCCTAATGGAAGTAATACTGTCAGTTTCTATTATAAAGATACCAGTAATGGTACCTTCATCATTACTGCTACAGAATATCCAGATATGGGTTGGACCGATGGCAAAAGACAGATAGTCATTGTTGTAGGAGACCTTAGCAAAGTAACTAATTATCCCAATCCATTTGATATGACGACAATCAACAGTATCTCTATTGGACCATTACCACTTAATACACAGGTTAAAATATATACCTTAGATTTGAGATTAGTTCGGACATTATACGAGCAAAATGGAGAGGTGATTTGGGATGGTAGAAATGAATCAGGAGAGAAGGTAGCAAGTGGAATTTACATATATTTAGTTGAGTCTGATAAGGGACATAAGGTCGGTAAGATAACCTTAATAAAATAA
- a CDS encoding PorV/PorQ family protein, with translation MSRIVICCMLVILLLVSETYAGSAGSTGGAFLRIGMDARAIGMGSAFTSIADDVSSIYWNPAGLSELKYKEALFMHTQWVTDIKSEYLAQAQPLKHGGYGFSLLYLYTTDIRRNKLGKESGSFNNYDSCVTLAYGYKLNSNISLGLSSKIISCCLDTTKANSYCIDIGGLYKRDNLRLAAVIQNLGLGMKFRDENDPMPINFKLGAGYKLLDKSLTLSVDIDKPIDDNISINLGAEYSYKDTIIGRIGYQIGRDVGDLSTGIGFKFRDYKLAYAFVPYDKLGNTHRISLTMQFTPKIEEKLPIPKVPKPTPVPEAIEIQPTVIVYSWRGIITPDGDGIEDTVTFNLRVGGFKCPIEIWELNITTTEDKSVKIFVGSGKPPFTIVWDGRNNEGQIVPIGTYFYILYIKDSAGNKLCSDKQRVIIR, from the coding sequence ATGAGTAGAATAGTAATTTGTTGTATGTTAGTAATATTGCTTTTAGTATCAGAAACTTATGCTGGGAGTGCTGGTAGTACTGGAGGAGCTTTTTTAAGGATTGGGATGGATGCAAGAGCAATTGGTATGGGTAGCGCATTTACCTCAATAGCAGATGATGTAAGTAGTATCTATTGGAATCCTGCGGGGTTGAGCGAGTTAAAATATAAAGAGGCATTATTTATGCATACCCAATGGGTGACAGATATTAAAAGTGAGTATTTAGCTCAAGCTCAACCACTTAAACATGGTGGTTATGGATTTAGCCTGCTATATTTATACACAACTGATATAAGACGTAATAAGTTAGGAAAAGAAAGTGGTAGTTTTAATAATTATGACTCCTGCGTTACATTAGCATACGGTTATAAGCTAAATTCTAATATTTCATTAGGCTTAAGTTCAAAAATTATCTCTTGCTGTCTTGATACTACCAAAGCAAATTCCTACTGTATAGATATTGGTGGATTATATAAAAGAGATAATTTAAGATTAGCTGCAGTAATACAAAATTTAGGTTTAGGAATGAAATTTCGAGATGAAAATGACCCTATGCCAATTAATTTTAAGTTAGGTGCGGGATATAAATTATTAGATAAATCCCTTACCTTATCAGTAGATATTGATAAACCCATAGATGATAACATTAGCATTAATTTAGGTGCAGAATATTCATATAAAGATACAATTATAGGCAGGATAGGATATCAAATAGGTAGAGATGTAGGAGATTTAAGTACAGGTATAGGATTTAAATTCAGGGATTATAAATTAGCTTATGCCTTTGTACCCTATGATAAATTGGGTAATACTCATCGCATTTCACTTACTATGCAATTTACTCCTAAAATAGAAGAAAAACTACCTATCCCCAAAGTTCCAAAACCTACACCTGTTCCAGAAGCAATAGAGATACAACCGACTGTGATTGTTTATAGTTGGAGAGGTATAATAACACCAGATGGAGATGGGATTGAGGATACGGTTACTTTTAATCTTAGAGTTGGAGGATTTAAATGCCCAATAGAAATATGGGAATTAAATATTACTACTACTGAAGATAAATCAGTCAAAATATTTGTTGGGTCAGGAAAACCGCCATTTACTATTGTATGGGATGGCAGAAACAATGAAGGTCAAATAGTACCTATT